In Janthinobacterium rivuli, a single genomic region encodes these proteins:
- a CDS encoding porin, with protein sequence MKKVLFTLLTLGAASTGAMAQSSVTMYGVADAGLVFDKDAAGDRLNRVASGVASGSRIGFKGKEDLGAGLAAIFVLESGFNIDTGTSGQGGRLFGRQAYVGLTGSAGAVTLGRQYTPYYLALRDVADPFVIGLAGTASNIMATNYRIDNMVQYSTPTWSKLSADLAYGFGEVAGDNAKNRSMGGAVHYIDGPLNVTLTHHRQENALATQQTRNTLLATRYDFGVLQGNFGYADNRALDDSKSNDILVGFSAPFGATKLVASYIRHNDKSNANRDAQQWAIGAFYALSKRSDLYTGYGHISNKNGATYKVGNATDDGTGNSGFNLGMRHTF encoded by the coding sequence ATGAAAAAAGTCCTGTTTACCCTGCTGACCCTCGGCGCAGCCTCCACTGGCGCCATGGCCCAATCGAGCGTGACCATGTATGGCGTGGCTGACGCCGGCCTGGTGTTCGACAAGGATGCGGCTGGAGACCGCCTGAACCGCGTCGCCTCCGGCGTCGCCTCGGGCTCGCGCATCGGCTTCAAAGGCAAGGAAGACCTCGGTGCTGGCCTGGCCGCCATTTTCGTGCTGGAAAGCGGTTTCAATATCGATACCGGCACCTCGGGCCAGGGCGGCCGGCTGTTCGGCCGCCAGGCGTACGTGGGCCTGACCGGCAGCGCCGGCGCCGTCACGCTGGGCCGCCAATATACGCCGTACTACCTGGCCCTGCGCGACGTGGCCGATCCGTTTGTCATCGGCCTGGCCGGCACGGCGTCGAATATTATGGCGACGAATTACCGCATCGACAACATGGTGCAATACAGCACGCCGACCTGGAGCAAGCTGTCGGCCGACCTGGCGTATGGCTTTGGCGAAGTGGCCGGCGACAATGCGAAAAACCGCAGCATGGGCGGCGCCGTGCATTACATCGACGGTCCGCTGAACGTGACCCTGACGCACCACCGCCAGGAAAATGCGCTGGCGACCCAGCAAACGCGCAACACCCTGCTGGCCACGCGCTACGACTTTGGCGTGCTGCAAGGTAACTTCGGCTACGCCGACAACCGCGCCCTCGACGACAGCAAGAGCAATGACATCCTCGTCGGCTTCAGCGCCCCGTTCGGCGCCACCAAGCTGGTCGCGTCGTACATCCGCCACAACGACAAGAGCAATGCCAACCGTGACGCCCAGCAGTGGGCCATCGGCGCCTTCTATGCGCTGTCCAAGCGCAGCGACCTGTACACAGGTTACGGCCACATCAGCAACAAGAACGGCGCTACCTACAAGGTTGGCAATGCCACCGACGATGGCACCGGCAACAGCGGCTTTAACCTGGGCATGCGCCATACGTTCTAA
- a CDS encoding dicarboxylate/amino acid:cation symporter has product MKKKRPLTLYILIAMILGIAVGYGCNTAFPDAKLSAQIAGNISIVTDVFLRLIKMIIALLVFSTLTVGIAHMGDGKTAGRIGLKAMCWFVVASLVSLALGMVLSNLMQLGTNLGLPLPDVHASTNLKTAAFTLKDFFTHLVPKSPIEAMANNEILQVLVFSIFFGGALAGLGESGKTLTAVVDQLAQVMLRITGTIMNLAPLAVFAAMASVITTHGLGVLVTFAKFMGGFYVGLLCLWALLIGAGFVVIGPRIFKLVGLIREPFLLAFSTASSEAAYPKLLTALDQFGVDRKISSFVLPMGYSFNLDGSMMYCTFAVLFIAQAYGIDLSIGTQITMLLLLMLTSKGMAGVPRASLVVIAATLNQFNIPEAGLLLLMGVDQFLDMGRSATNAVGNAVATAVVAKWEGGLATEEEAAAANAASQNTESHWGEADHASKA; this is encoded by the coding sequence ATGAAAAAGAAACGGCCATTAACCCTGTACATCCTGATTGCCATGATCCTCGGCATTGCCGTGGGCTATGGATGCAACACCGCCTTCCCTGATGCCAAGCTCAGCGCTCAAATCGCTGGCAATATTTCCATCGTCACCGACGTCTTCCTGCGCCTGATCAAGATGATCATTGCGCTGCTGGTGTTCTCCACCCTGACGGTCGGCATCGCCCACATGGGCGACGGCAAGACGGCTGGCCGCATCGGCCTGAAAGCCATGTGCTGGTTCGTCGTCGCCTCGCTCGTTTCGCTGGCGCTGGGCATGGTGCTGTCGAATCTGATGCAACTGGGCACCAATCTGGGCTTGCCATTGCCGGACGTCCACGCGTCGACGAATCTGAAAACGGCCGCCTTCACCTTGAAAGATTTCTTCACACACCTGGTGCCGAAGTCGCCGATCGAGGCCATGGCCAACAATGAAATCCTGCAAGTGCTGGTGTTCTCGATCTTCTTCGGCGGCGCACTGGCCGGCCTGGGCGAATCGGGCAAGACCCTGACGGCCGTCGTCGACCAGCTGGCACAAGTCATGCTGCGCATCACCGGCACCATCATGAACCTGGCCCCGCTGGCCGTGTTCGCCGCGATGGCTTCCGTCATCACCACCCACGGCCTGGGCGTGCTGGTCACGTTTGCCAAGTTCATGGGCGGCTTCTACGTGGGCCTGCTGTGCCTGTGGGCCCTGCTGATCGGCGCCGGCTTCGTCGTCATCGGCCCGCGCATCTTCAAACTCGTCGGCCTGATCCGCGAACCATTCCTGCTGGCATTCTCGACGGCCAGCTCGGAAGCGGCGTATCCAAAACTGCTGACGGCGCTCGATCAGTTCGGCGTGGACCGCAAGATTTCCAGCTTCGTGTTGCCAATGGGCTACTCCTTCAACCTCGATGGTTCGATGATGTACTGCACCTTCGCCGTGCTGTTCATCGCGCAAGCCTACGGCATCGACCTGTCGATCGGCACGCAGATCACCATGCTGCTGCTGCTGATGCTGACCTCGAAAGGCATGGCCGGCGTGCCGCGCGCCTCGCTGGTGGTGATTGCCGCTACCCTGAACCAGTTCAATATTCCGGAAGCGGGCTTGCTTCTGCTGATGGGCGTCGACCAATTCCTCGACATGGGCCGTTCGGCCACCAACGCGGTCGGCAATGCCGTCGCCACGGCCGTCGTCGCCAAGTGGGAAGGTGGCCTGGCCACCGAGGAAGAAGCCGCGGCGGCCAACGCGGCCAGCCAGAACACGGAAAGCCATTGGGGCGAAGCGGATCACGCTAGCAAAGCCTGA
- a CDS encoding sensor histidine kinase gives MNSSSKPSLSWRQRLSQRSGRETLAWGVVLAACLATVWLVYFWTERIAIGKLQASGAQRLEVYVSSLENALEKYDFLPKTLELNRDVIRLLQHPEDPVLVDTVNHYLEQMNAQAKSSTIFISNLDGNTRAASNWQQPDSFIGDNISFRPYAQDALRGTPGRFYGVGTTRLEPGYFFAHGIYQNGHMLGLATVKVNLETLEKRWVQGADKVMLADEHGVIFLSSMADWKYKTLAPLSPAIVEELNRTRQYYSKQLAAIPFVSDRQLGNGARVISVREQEHADAPPKISSSVMTQIKLKSPQGWTFIYLSDLAQAKASARAAAAFSCVLLGFFMLLFFYLRQRRAAVAQKLRAREDLQHAYDNLEAMVEERTSELNAMTQSLSQEIEVRSKAEQKLHITQNELFQAGKMAVLGQMSASITHELNQPLTALRTMSDNAVILLERGRLDDARRNLAKISQIAARMGTITGQLKIFARKSTTSLTSVSIPTAISNALFLVERRLQVESVRFTLQLPPEDIFAMCESNRLEQVLVNLYANALDAMNGSDVRSLRVAVECTPEHVLIHVADTGPGLSTEVYEHLFEPFFTTKPQGLGLGLGLAISEQITRQFGGVLRAENAPGGGAIFTIELQIATQEEKHV, from the coding sequence ATGAATAGCAGTAGTAAACCCTCCCTTTCCTGGCGCCAGCGCCTGTCGCAACGTTCGGGCCGCGAAACGCTGGCCTGGGGCGTGGTGCTGGCCGCCTGTCTGGCCACCGTCTGGCTCGTGTATTTCTGGACGGAGCGCATCGCCATCGGCAAGCTGCAGGCCAGCGGCGCGCAACGCCTCGAGGTGTATGTCAGCAGCCTGGAAAATGCGCTGGAAAAATACGACTTCCTGCCCAAGACCCTGGAGCTGAACCGCGACGTGATCCGTTTGCTGCAGCACCCGGAAGACCCGGTGCTGGTCGATACGGTCAACCATTACCTCGAGCAGATGAATGCCCAGGCGAAATCCTCGACCATTTTCATCAGCAACCTCGACGGCAACACGCGGGCCGCCAGCAACTGGCAGCAGCCCGACAGCTTTATTGGCGACAATATCTCGTTCCGCCCCTACGCCCAGGACGCGCTGCGCGGCACGCCGGGCCGCTTCTATGGCGTGGGCACGACACGGCTCGAACCCGGTTACTTCTTTGCCCACGGTATCTACCAGAATGGCCACATGCTGGGCCTGGCAACGGTGAAGGTGAACCTGGAAACCCTGGAAAAACGCTGGGTGCAGGGCGCCGACAAAGTCATGCTGGCCGACGAGCACGGCGTGATTTTTCTCAGCTCCATGGCGGACTGGAAATACAAGACCCTGGCGCCGCTGTCGCCGGCGATCGTCGAGGAACTCAACCGCACGCGCCAGTACTATTCGAAGCAGCTGGCCGCCATCCCCTTCGTTTCCGACCGCCAGCTGGGCAATGGCGCCCGCGTGATCAGCGTGCGCGAGCAGGAACATGCCGACGCGCCACCGAAGATCAGTTCCAGCGTCATGACGCAGATCAAGCTGAAATCGCCGCAAGGCTGGACTTTCATTTATTTGTCCGACCTGGCGCAGGCCAAGGCCAGCGCGCGCGCGGCGGCCGCCTTCTCTTGCGTGCTGCTGGGCTTTTTCATGCTGCTGTTCTTTTACCTGCGCCAGCGCCGCGCGGCCGTGGCGCAAAAATTGCGCGCCCGCGAAGACTTGCAACACGCCTACGACAACCTGGAAGCCATGGTCGAGGAACGCACCTCGGAACTCAATGCCATGACGCAAAGCCTGAGCCAGGAAATCGAGGTGCGCAGCAAGGCCGAGCAGAAACTCCACATCACGCAAAACGAACTGTTTCAAGCCGGCAAGATGGCCGTGCTGGGACAAATGTCGGCCAGCATCACGCATGAGCTGAACCAGCCGCTGACGGCGCTGCGCACCATGTCCGACAATGCCGTCATCCTGCTGGAACGGGGCCGGCTCGACGACGCGCGGCGCAACCTGGCGAAGATCTCGCAAATTGCGGCCAGGATGGGGACCATTACGGGTCAATTGAAGATTTTTGCGCGCAAATCGACGACCAGCCTGACCTCCGTCTCGATCCCCACGGCGATCAGCAATGCGCTGTTCCTCGTCGAGCGCCGGCTGCAGGTGGAAAGTGTGCGTTTTACTTTGCAACTGCCGCCCGAAGACATCTTCGCCATGTGCGAAAGCAACCGCCTCGAGCAGGTGCTGGTGAACCTGTACGCGAACGCGCTCGACGCCATGAACGGCAGCGACGTGCGCAGCCTGCGTGTGGCCGTCGAATGCACGCCCGAGCACGTGCTGATCCACGTGGCCGACACGGGGCCGGGCCTGTCGACGGAGGTGTATGAACACCTGTTCGAACCGTTCTTCACGACCAAGCCGCAGGGTCTGGGCCTGGGCCTGGGACTGGCCATTTCCGAACAGATCACGCGCCAGTTCGGCGGCGTGCTGCGCGCCGAGAACGCCC